Proteins from a genomic interval of Rosa chinensis cultivar Old Blush chromosome 2, RchiOBHm-V2, whole genome shotgun sequence:
- the LOC112186927 gene encoding phosphoinositide phosphatase SAC2 yields MTSEKELPNRVDQEPEPGSPCFLQKFKLYETRSNFYMIGRDKSRTFWRVLKIDRLDPSELNILEDSTTYTDIECYDLLKRIHEGNKSMGGLKFITICYGIVGFVKFLGPYYMLIITKRRKIGAICGHTIYAISKSEMIPVPNSSVRSNLAYSRNENRYKKLLCTVDLTKDFFFSYSYNVMCSLQKNLCDSKTGPFLYETMFVWNEYLTRGIRNCLNNTLWTVALVYGFFKQVNLSVSGRDFKLTVIARRSRHFAGTRYLKRGVNEKGRVANDVETEQVVIEDASEGCPVQISSVVQNRGSIPLFWSQETSRLNIKPDIILSRRDQNYEATRLHFENLVKRYGNPIIILNLIKTCEKKPRETILRAEFANAIRFINRSLSKESRLRFLHWDLHKHARSKTTNVLAHLGKVATYALCLTGIFYCRVTPDLRPEGSFHGSWFEKSDDGGDCFSHNCSSKDEDLDSLETENSNGSGGDDRSRNHNVKPPMFQKGVLRTNCIDCLDRTNVAQYAYGLVALGQQLHALGFIESSDIDLDNPLAEDLMRVYEAMGDTLALQYGGSAAHNKIFSERRGQWKAATQSQEFFRTLQRFYSNAYVDAEKQDAINVFLGHFQPLQGKPALWELDSDQHYNVGRRNPNFADDNGSSFMKRSLSDGNIIHESDSPTENTDVGHNQPLSEISQGSSKGISESAPTISTCESAISYRRFTPSMPCKQLFDGMQEDQCLNSDHIYYDEHDDDCNFSNFLDADWLSTSGNSCEEEMSGRSIASLSSENLVNAPKFETSTSASESESTKKGRGQSESDLACDNMPPEYSNSFMNWVANGELLFL; encoded by the exons ATGACTTCAGAGAAAGAGCTACCGAATCGGGTCGACCAAGAACCAGAACCCGGCAGTCCTTGCTTTTTGCAGAAGTTCAAGCTCTACGAGACTCGCTCG AATTTTTATATGATAGGAAGAGACAAAAGCAGAACCTTTTGGAGGGTGTTAAAGATTGATAGATTGGATCCATCTGAGCTTAACATTCTTGAAGATTCCACAACGTACACAGATATTGAGTGCTACGACCTTCTAAAACGGATACATGAAGGAAACAAGTCAATGGGTGGACTTAAGTTTATCACCATTTGTTATGGAATTGTTG GGTTCGTGAAGTTTCTGGGACCTTATTACATGCTTATTATTACAAAAAGAAGGAAGATTGGAGCAATTTGTGGTCATACTATCTACGCGATTAGCAAGAGCGAAATGATTCCAGTTCCAAATTCTTCTGTGCGGTCAAACTTGGCTTATTCTAGAAATGAGAACAG ATACAAGAAGCTCTTATGCACAGTGGACCTGACAAAGGACTTCTTTTTCAGCTACTCATACAATGTAATGTGTAGTCTTCAAAAGAACTTATGCGACAGTAAGACAGGACCATTCCTTTATGAAACAATGTTTGTCTGGAATGAGTATTTGACTCGTGGAATCCGAAATTGTCTGAATAATACTCTCTGGACAGTTGCCTTAGTTTATGGATTCTTCAAACAG GTCAATCTTTCTGTATCAGGTAGAGATTTCAAGTTGACTGTCATTGCCAGACGTTCCCGTCACTTTGCTGGCACCAG ATATTTGAAAAGAGGTGTAAATGAGAAAGGTAGAGTTGCTAACGATGTTGAGACAGAGCAGGTTGTGATTGAAGATGCTTCTGAAGGATGCCCAGTGCAAATAAGTTCAGTTGTGCAGAATCGAGGCTCAATTCCCCTTTTCTGGTCCCAGGAAACCTCACGATTAAATATTAAACCCGACATAATAT TATCAAGGAGGGATCAAAATTATGAGGCCACCAGACTTCATTTTGAAAATCTCGTCAAGAGATATGGAAATCCAattattattttgaatttgatcaag ACATGTGAGAAGAAGCCTCGAGAAACAATTCTCCGTGCAGAGTTTGCAAATGCTATCCGATTTATCAATAGGAGTTTGTCAAAGGAGAGCCGCCTAAGGTTTCTTCATTGGGATTTGCATAAACATGCCAGAAG CAAAACAACCAATGTGTTGGCACATCTAGGAAAAGTGGCTACATATGCATTGTGCTTAACTGGAATCTTCTATTGTCGAGTAACCCCAGATTTAAGGCCTGAGGGTTCATTCCACGGCTCCTGGTTTGA AAAAAGTGATGATGGTGGTGACTGCTTTTCACATAACTGTTCCAGTAAAGATGAGGATCTTGATAGCCTAGAAACAGAAAATAGCAATGGAAGCGGTGGTGACGATAGAAGCAGGAATCACAATGTCAAACCCCCAATGTTTCAGAAAGGGGTCCTGAGGACCAATTGCATAGACTGTCTAGATCGCACAAATGTAGCCCAATATGCTTATGGGCTAGTTGCTCTTGGACAGCAGTTGCATGCTTTAGGATTTATAGAATCCTCAGATATTGATCTAGATAACCCTCTGGCAGAAGATTTGATGAGAGTTTATGAGGCAATGGGTGACACTCTTGCATTGCAGTATGGTGGTTCTGCAGCTCACAACAAG ATATTCTCTGAGAGAAGAGGTCAATGGAAGGCAGCAACTCAGTCCCAAGAGTTCTTTAGAACCCTTCAACGATTTTACAGTAATGCCTACGTGGATGCTGAGAAACAAGATGCTATTAATGT ATTCCTAGGGCATTTTCAACCGCTGCAGGGTAAACCAGCATTGTGGGAGTTGGACTCAGACCAGCATTATAATGTTGGGAGGCGCAATCCTAATTTTGCCGATGACAATGGCAG TTCATTTATGAAAAGATCACTATCAGATGGCAATATAATTCATGAAAGTGATTCACCTACGGAAAATACGGATGTTGGACACAATCAGCCTTTATCTGAAATTTCACAAGGAAGTAGCAAGGGTATTTCAGAGTCCGCCCCTACAATCTCAACTTGTGAAAGTGCAATATCTTATCGCAG GTTTACTCCCTCAATGCCATGCAAGCAGCTGTTTGATGGAATGCAAGAGGATCAATGCCTTAACAGTGATCACATTTATTATGATGAGCATGATGATGATTGTAACTTCTCAAATTTTCTAGATGCGGACTGGTTGTCTACATCCGGAAATTCTTGTGAAGAAGAAATGTCTGGAAG GTCCATTGCCAGCCTTTCATCTGAGAATCTTGTGAATGCACCAAAATTTGAAACGAGCACATCTGCTAGCGAATCTGAATCCACAAAAAAG GGAAGAGGGCAGAGTGAATCTGATCTCGCATGTGATAATATGCCACCCGAGTATTCCAACAGCTTCATGAACTGGGTAGCTAACGGGGAGTTGCTGTTTCTTTGA
- the LOC112184764 gene encoding uncharacterized protein LOC112184764, protein MDGPVRRFHRMYICFAAWKEGRMKGCRPLIGLDGAHLKGHHLGQLLTAIGIDDNNGIFPIAFSIAVVENQETWTWFLQYLKWDIKIKRDNNYTFMTDKQKRLGNAIAGLFPNAEHRHCVRHLYNNFKAKHPGEGLKQLVWNAARSSTVVWYNRHMEELRVLNEQAWRWFEDKNPAQWSRAYFRDESKCDILLNNLCESFNSTILHARDKPIITMLEIRMDLMVRNANRRVACERWKDLVGPMIKKILDKIGQRATCYKAHRSGEFIFQITGSGDMGSKHVIDLGLHTCTCKRWQLSGIPCVHAICAIRFKKQETALYCDDYLMPSSYLESYNPMIYPIAGEDD, encoded by the exons ATGGATGGTCCTGTAAGGAGGTTTCACAGGATGTACATATGCTTTGCAGCATGGAAGGAGGGTCGGATGAAGGGTTGCAGGCCTCTTATAGGCTTGGATGGTGCTCACCTAAAGGGGCATCACCTTGGACAACTTTTAACAGCCATTGGCATCGATGATAACAATGGGATATTCCCAATTGCATTTTCCATAGCAGTGGTTGAGAACCAAGAGACTTGGACATGGTTCCTTCAATATCTGAAGTGGGatatcaaaataaaaagggacaaCAATTACACATTTATGACTGATAAGCAAAAGAGGCTGGGAAATGCCATTGCAG GTTTATTTCCAAATGCAGAGCATAGGCACTGTGTTAGGCATCTCTACAATAACTTCAAGGCAAAGCATCCAGGTGAGGGGCTTAAACAGCTGGTTTGGAATGCTGCCAGATCAAGTACTGTGGTCTGGTATAACAGACACATGGAGGAGCTGAGGGTGTTGAATGAGCAAGCATGGAGGTGGTTTGAAGACAAGAACCCTGCACAGTGGAGTAGGGCCTATTTCAGAGATGAGTCCAAGTGTGACATCCTGCTAAACAACTTGTGTGAGTCCTTTAATTCAACCATACTACATGCTAGGGATAAGCCTATTATCACTATGTTGGAGATTAGGATGGACTTGATGGTTAGGAATGCAAATAGAAGGGTTGCTTGTGAGAGGTGGAAGGATTTAGTTGGTCCTATGATTAAAAAGATATTAGACAAGATTGGGCAGAGGGCTACATGCTATAAAGCTCATAGAAGTGGGGAATTTATCTTTCAAATTACTGGAAGTGGTGACATGGGCAGTAAGCATGTTATAGATTTAGGACTCCATACATGCACCTGCAAGAGGTGGCAGCTCAGTGGGATACCATGTGTGCATGCTATATGTGCAATCAGGTTCAAGAAGCAGGAGACAGCCCTATACTGTGATGACTACCTCATGCCTTCATCTTATTTGGAGTCCTACAACCCAATGATATATCCAATTGCAGGGGAGGATGACTGA
- the LOC112187128 gene encoding GDSL esterase/lipase 1 produces MASLGYLYSLLLTLVNFDPVSFSPHRSTPEANHKALFVFGDSLFDAGNNQYLNASVEGSAVIWPYGETYFDHPTGRISDGRIVPDFIAQFANLPLPPPYLEPGAHQFSDGTNFASAGAGVLPETQPGTIDLPSQLSNFRDMKKSLHQKLGDKEVKKLLGRAVYFFSIGGNDYINLFSQQPKAPHSYKRQYVAMVIRNLTIVLKEIYDLGGRKIAFQNVAPLGCIPAVKSGNPDVGSKCLEEPLKLARLHNRALSTALKKLENHLPGFKYSIFDYYNALGDRVNDPSKYGFKNGTSACCGSGAFRGSNCGTEPYELCSNASEYVWFDGGHTTESANLQLAELIWSGPSNVTGPYTMKQLFEQS; encoded by the exons ATGGCCAGTCTTGGATACCTTTACTCTCTGTTACTAACCCTCGTCAATTTCGACCCAGTAAGCTTCTCTCCCCACCGATCCACACCAGAAGCAAACCACAAGGCCCTGTTTGTGTTTGGTGATTCACTCTTTGATGCCGGAAACAACCAATACCTGAATGCTAGTGTGGAAGGATCAGCAGTTATCTGGCCATATGGGGAAACCTACTTCGACCATCCCACTGGTCGAATCTCCGATGGCCGCATTGTCCCGGATTTTATTG CTCAGTTTGCAAATCTTCCTTTGCCACCACCATACCTGGAACCTGGTGCTCATCAATTCAGTGATGGAACCAACTTTGCTTCTGCCGGAGCTGGTGTTCTGCCTGAAACTCAACCCGGAACG ATAGATCTTCCAAGTCAGTTGAGCAATTTTAGGGACATGAAGAAGTCACTGCATCAGAAATTGGGTGACAAAGAGGTTAAGAAGTTGCTGGGGAGAGCTGTTTATTTCTTCAGCATTGGAGGAAATGATTACATTAACCTCTTTTCCCAACAGCCAAAAGCTCCTCATAGCTACAAGAGGCAATATGTAGCAATGGTGATCAGGAACTTGACCATTGTGCTCAAA GAAATATATGATTTAGGAGGAAGGAAAATTGCATTTCAGAATGTGGCACCTCTGGGCTGCATACCTGCAGTGAAATCAGGAAATCCTGATGTTGGTAGTAAATGTCTTGAAGAACCATTAAAGCTGGCCAGACTACATAACAGAGCTCTTTCTACTGCCCTCAAGAAGTTAGAGAACCACTTACCAGGATTCAAGTACTCAATATTTGATTACTATAATGCACTTGGGGACAGAGTTAACGATCCTTCAAAATATG GCTTCAAGAATGGGACATCTGCTTGTTGTGGTAGTGGGGCATTTAGAGGGTCTAATTGTGGGACAGAACCATACGAGTTATGCAGCAACGCCAGTGAGTATGTGTGGTTTGATGGTGGTCATACAACTGAAAGTGCCAACCTCCAACTGGCTGAGCTAATATGGAGTGGACCTTCAAATGTGACCGGGCCTTACACTATGAAACAGCTATTTGAACAATCTTGA
- the LOC112184766 gene encoding beta-glucuronosyltransferase GlcAT14A, with the protein MQSSTTGSKGELGRIICLLYATYHPRNQYLLHLDRFASQTDRDQLALKVQFVPIFRAAQNVHLIGKADFVYRKGSSSISFTLHGASILLRLSTNWDWFISFTVDDYPLLKQDDLLHIMSFMPKDLNFVNHSSYIGWKESKRLKQVIVDLELYLSEKNVMFYAVQKRVLPNAYRLFTDIGVSERW; encoded by the exons ATGCAAAGCAGCACCACCGGGTCTAAAGGCGAGTTGGGCCGGATCATCTGCCTCCTCTACGCCACCTACCACCCCAGAAATCAATACCTCCTCCACCTCGACCGCTTTGCTTCCCAGACTGACCGTGACCAGTTAGCCCTCAAGGTCCAATTTGTTCCCATTTTCAGAGCCGCCCAGAATGTCCATCTCATCGGTAAAGCTGACTTTGTCTACCGAAAAGGGTCGTCTTCGATCTCGTTCACTCTCCACGGCGCGTCGATTCTGCTCCGGTTGTCAACCAATTGGGACTGGTTCATAAGCTTCACTGTTGATGACTACCCACTTCTCAAACAAGACG ATCTTCTTCACATTATGTCATTCATGCCCAAAGATCTGAACTTTGTGAATCATTCGAGTTACATTGGCTGGAAAGA GTCGAAGAGATTGAAACAGGTCATTGTTGATCTGGAGCTTTATCTTTCTGAGAAAAATGTGATGTTCTATGCGGTACAGAAAAGGGTGTTGCCTAATGCTTACCGGTTGTTTACAG ATATTGGAGTTTCTGAGAGATGGTGA